The Methanothermobacter sp. sequence GGGCCCTTTCTGTAACCTCTACAAGCATTGAAAATGCTGTCTCTTGGAGACTATAACAAAGATCTTCAAGTTCTGCGCCAGCCTCATATTTTCTAAGGGCTGCTGTGAGTAAACCTGAGAATGCTAGATCCATTCCCTTAACAGTATATGGCAGTTTGATATAATTTGAGGATTTTTTGGCTAATTCTTCGATTTTAGGGCCGCCTGGATGTCCCATTCCCACTTCACGGCTGAATTGGTCTAACATGTTCCCTATGGCTATGTCTAGGGTTTCCCCGAAAACCCTGTAACGGTTTTCTTCGAATGCTATAACCTGGGTGTTCCCACCACTTACATAAAGTGAAACTGGATCTTTAGCGCCTGTGGTAAGTCTCCCGATTTCTATGTGCCCTATGCAATGGTTGACCCCTACTATAGGTATATCCAATGTTAATGCTATCGTTCTTGCTGCTGTTGCAACGGTTCGAAGGGCCGGTCCAAGTCCGGGGCCGCGTGAAAAAGCTACCAAGCTGATGTCTCTGGCTTCAACCCCGGCCTCTTCGAAAGCCTTTTTTAAAAGTTCTGGTATATGTTTTGAGTGATGTTCAGCGGCTTCCCTTGGATGTATTCCACCGGTACTTGGGATTAATGATTTTCCGGTTGAAGATAAGATATTGCCTTTATCATCCACTATACCGATACCTGTTTTTTCTGCTGTTCCTTCTATGCCTAAACATAACATTTTTGACCCCATTATCTTAAGATAAAAGTGATTATATATTTCGTTTAAAATAAGTTTTCACAAAAGGAGTGAGAGTAATGTTCAAAGAATTGAAGGTTTATGGGTCTGAAGATTTCCTCCATGAAGTAAAGGATAAGAAACCATTATTTCTATGTGTACTTGCAACTACAGCCACTTCACATATCCCAGGTATAACAGGGGCTGGTGCTAGTCCCGATCTTACAGAATATACTCCAGCAGCTGACGTTGAATTGATAGTCCATGAAGCCCCCCTATGTCTTCCCGAAATACCTAAGACTGTAGTGGAAGGAGGATCAACACCCACTCCAGCAGTAATAACAAAAGCATGCATAGAATTGGCTGATATACCATTCCTTGTAGCAGATGCAGGTGCTCGGATAAAACCTAATCTACCATATATCCTTATCAATGAAAAACCAGGAGATGACATACGCACTGGGAAGGCTGTGGATAATCCGAGAAAAATATTTGAAAATGGTAAAATGCTTGGAAAGATGTTATCTGGCCTAACAGAGCATCTCATAATAGGTGAAAGCACACCCGCGGGCACCACCACAGCACTGGGAGTTTTAACGGCCCTAGGGTATGATGCAAGTTTTAAAGTGAGCGCAAGTCTTCCTGAAAACCCACATAATCTTAAAAGGGACGTGGTCAAGGAAGGATTAAAGAATGCTGGTATAAAATGGGGTGAGAAGGTTGAGGATCCATTTAGGGCTGTTGAGGCTGTTGGGGATCCTATGATACCTGCTATAGCTGGTATATGCATGGGAACTGATATACCTATTACTTTAGCTGGTGGAACTCAGATGACGGCCATATGCGCTTTTATCAAAGCCATTGAGGAAGACTTTGATTTTTCAAGGACGCCCATCGCAACAACAATTTTTGTGGCCGAGGATGAAACATCAAATATTAATCAGATAGTTGGGCAGATAGATGATATAACAATCTATGCTGTGGATCCTGGTTTTGAAAAAGCTACACATAAAGGTTTGCATGGTTATCTCACAGGATCTGTTAAAGAGGGTGTTGGTGCGGGTGGCATGCTACTTGAAGCTCTTTTAAAGGGTGTGAGCATGGACGCCATAAGGGATAAGATTGATGAATTATGTCACAAGTTATTTTAAGGTTTTTCAAGAGCTTGAAACCATCAAATCCAATTTTAATAATCGCGCTGTTATTTTATATAGGGGGTTTTGTTTCCTATTTTTTTATAAAAACTTTTAATTTTGGCTTTTTAACAGGAGATTTTGTCGTATATTTCAAACCACATCCTATAACATGGGATTATGTTAGAATTCAATTTATAAATTATCTTGGGGGCGTGGCTTTTAATATATTTATTTCGAATGTATTGATACTATTTTTTTGTATATTTTTGGGTTTTCCCATTATTAGTGCTGTATTTTTAAATCTTATAGGATTTTCTGGTGTTTTATTGAATGTTTTGATTTCTCGTTTTGGACTTAAGGGGTTGATAATATATCTCGGATTACTTCATTTGCATTTAGAGATTTTAGGGGCTCTACTTTCAGTAAATGCCTTCTTAACCTTTTACACGTCCTTGTATCGTTCAATGAAGGCTCATTCAGCTAGTATTTTCATCAAAGAGCTTAAGAGAAAATTTTTACCACTATTGTTTAGGATATTAATCATATTTTTGTTCGCAGCATTTATGGAAGTGTTCTGGAGCACTTGGTGGGTTTATATTTGGACTCATAAATATATTCCATGGCACCAATTTTATTTTGAAGTTTACAATGTTAAAATTTTATAAGAGGCTTATAAGAAGTGTTAAACCTCCTATTATCCAACAATAACAGGAGAACAAAACAAGATTTTTCGTTCTTATAAACTTCAAGAAATATTTAATAGCCAAATAACCGGAAACTGCGGCTGCGATAAATCCTAATGTGAAACTCTGGGTTTCAAAATGGAATCCTCCCACTATATCCTTTAATTGGACTAATAAGGCCCCAAATATTGCAGGTATAGACAATAAAAAACTGTACCTTGCCATGAACTCCCTTTCAAGTCCAAGCGATAAACCAGTTGCTACAGTCGCTCCTGAACGGGATATACCAGGCATTATAGCGCAACCTTGGGCAAAACCGATCAAAAGAACATCAACCAAGTTCATATTATCAAAGAGTCTTTTCCTCGGAAATCGCCTATATAGTATCTCAGAACCCCATAATATGAAACCTGTGACGATAAGTAATGATCCGACTGCAAACAAATTATTGAAAAGGCCCTCGAAAAAATCCTTGAAAAAAACACCCATTAAACCTGCGGGGATGCTCCCAATTATTATAAACCAGGACAATCTTTTGATAGGCTCATTTTTAATCCCTTCACTAAAAATCCCCTGCGGGATATCTCGGAGGCTCGAAAAAAAGCCTTTAAGAATATCCAACACTTCAACTCTGAAATATCCGATAACAGCAACAAGAGTAGCTATATGAAGAAGGGTGTCAAACGCAATATCTGAATAATTCACACCGATAAGATAGGGTACTATTACAAGATGGGCAGAACTACTTACGGGTAAAAACTCGGTAGCACCTTGAACTATCCCTAATATTATCGCTTGTATAATTTCCAATGAATCCACCTTCTATAATTTATGTAGTGGGGCCTACTATTAGATTTTATTCAATGTATGTTAACCATTCAAATCTGTCCTCCGTTTCTGCTCTTAGAATTTTGAAGAAATTTTCTTGGAGTTTTTCTGTTAGGGGGCCTCTTCTTCCATCTCCAATTTTGATACCATCAACTGATCTTATGGGGGTTATCTCAGCTGCTGTTCCTGTGAAGAACAGTTCATCTGCTAAATATAACATTTCACGTGGTATGCGCTCTTCTCTCACGTTGATATCCATTTCATTGGCTAATCTTATAACGGAATCCCTTGTTATTCCAGGTAATAGTGAAGAGGATACTGGTGGAGTGTATAATTCACCATCCTTTACTATGAAAATGTTTTCTCCACTGCCTTCACTTACCATCCCATTGTAGTCGAGCATTATACCCTCGTCATAACCGTGTTTTATAGCTTCCATCTTCACTAGTTGAGAGTTGAGATAATTTCCACCGGCTTTAGCCATGTTTGGGAGGGTGTTTGGTGCCATCCGCCTCCAAGTTGAAACTCCAACATCAACACCCTCTTCTAATGCTTCTTGTCCAAGGTAACTTCCCCATTCCCATGCTGCGATCACAACCTCTACTGGACAATTGAGGGGGTTCACACCAAGCTCTTTATACCCTCGGAAAACAATAGGCCTTATATAACATTCCTTGAGATTGTTAACCTTGACAGTTTCAATTACAGCTTCACATATTTCTTCTTCGGTATAGGGGATATCAATCATATATATTTTGGCTGAATCAAACAGTCTCTTGACATGGTCTTCCAAGCGGAAAATTGCAGATCCTTTTCTGTTCTTATAGCATCTAATCCCTTCAAATACGCTGGATCCATAGTGTACTACATGTGAGAGTACGTGTATTTTTGCTTTGTCCCACTCTATAAATTGATTGTTAAACCATATCTTCCCTTTATTGGACAACATAAGGATAACCTCGGTTTATTATTTTTAAGTATTATCTACTTGTATATAAGCTATAAATCAGGTGTATTATATCAATGGTATATTGTCGGGGGAAACTTTATATAGCTTAGATTATAGTATTTTTTAATACGAGGGCCGGTGGTCTAGGGGTTAGGATACCTCGCTTACAACGAGGTGGTCGCGAGTTCGAATCTCGCCCGGCCCATTTTTAGCCAATTTTTTAAGATAAAAAGATTAATATAGTATGTTAACATAAAAAAGGTAGTAGGCATGGTTAAAAGAATTTCCTTTTTTTCTGTGCACTAAAATAAGGGGGGTGAATGATGAGGAGATTTGCAGTGGTACTTGCATTGGTAGTGGTAGTTTCTATACTGGGTGTTGGAGTGGTTACAGCACAACAGGAAGATAATGTTCAAGTAGAAAAAGAGGCCGATCTTGCGGTTAATGTTACTTTGGCTGATTCTGAGGGCAATCCTATAAATGAGGCTGATGTTGGTGACGAGGTTGTAGGTGTTGTTCAAGCGGCAAACAATGGACCCGATAACGCGACTGGTGTTATTGTTAGCTTATGGCAGCAAGGTTTTGGAAAACCTGAAGTGGAGAATATTGTCAATTGGTGGTCTGTTTCATGGGACGGTGTCAATTGGGTGAATTCTGATCCTTCCTTTGATCCAAAAGATGGCGTATGGTATATTGGTAACATGTCAGCTGGGGATGTTTACACGCTCTTGATAGGGTTCACAGCAAAAGAAGCCGGACC is a genomic window containing:
- the ilvE gene encoding branched-chain-amino-acid transaminase, with translation MLSNKGKIWFNNQFIEWDKAKIHVLSHVVHYGSSVFEGIRCYKNRKGSAIFRLEDHVKRLFDSAKIYMIDIPYTEEEICEAVIETVKVNNLKECYIRPIVFRGYKELGVNPLNCPVEVVIAAWEWGSYLGQEALEEGVDVGVSTWRRMAPNTLPNMAKAGGNYLNSQLVKMEAIKHGYDEGIMLDYNGMVSEGSGENIFIVKDGELYTPPVSSSLLPGITRDSVIRLANEMDINVREERIPREMLYLADELFFTGTAAEITPIRSVDGIKIGDGRRGPLTEKLQENFFKILRAETEDRFEWLTYIE
- a CDS encoding undecaprenyl-diphosphate phosphatase, with the translated sequence MDSLEIIQAIILGIVQGATEFLPVSSSAHLVIVPYLIGVNYSDIAFDTLLHIATLVAVIGYFRVEVLDILKGFFSSLRDIPQGIFSEGIKNEPIKRLSWFIIIGSIPAGLMGVFFKDFFEGLFNNLFAVGSLLIVTGFILWGSEILYRRFPRKRLFDNMNLVDVLLIGFAQGCAIMPGISRSGATVATGLSLGLEREFMARYSFLLSIPAIFGALLVQLKDIVGGFHFETQSFTLGFIAAAVSGYLAIKYFLKFIRTKNLVLFSCYCWIIGGLTLLISLL
- a CDS encoding DUF11 domain-containing protein; the encoded protein is MRRFAVVLALVVVVSILGVGVVTAQQEDNVQVEKEADLAVNVTLADSEGNPINEADVGDEVVGVVQAANNGPDNATGVIVSLWQQGFGKPEVENIVNWWSVSWDGVNWVNSDPSFDPKDGVWYIGNMSAGDVYTLLIGFTAKEAGPGVLGAMIEGEQYDPDYSNNQDEYIIDIVESVTPVSAGEVPMQPTGAPLTLAILSILMTIAGFTIPKIK
- a CDS encoding TIGR00303 family protein, which translates into the protein MFKELKVYGSEDFLHEVKDKKPLFLCVLATTATSHIPGITGAGASPDLTEYTPAADVELIVHEAPLCLPEIPKTVVEGGSTPTPAVITKACIELADIPFLVADAGARIKPNLPYILINEKPGDDIRTGKAVDNPRKIFENGKMLGKMLSGLTEHLIIGESTPAGTTTALGVLTALGYDASFKVSASLPENPHNLKRDVVKEGLKNAGIKWGEKVEDPFRAVEAVGDPMIPAIAGICMGTDIPITLAGGTQMTAICAFIKAIEEDFDFSRTPIATTIFVAEDETSNINQIVGQIDDITIYAVDPGFEKATHKGLHGYLTGSVKEGVGAGGMLLEALLKGVSMDAIRDKIDELCHKLF